One segment of Eschrichtius robustus isolate mEscRob2 chromosome 3, mEscRob2.pri, whole genome shotgun sequence DNA contains the following:
- the PRDM2 gene encoding PR domain zinc finger protein 2 isoform X5 yields the protein MRDSVEGPRDADEKPSASAAEQTAALQEVVSQDVPPELALPPPAQDPQAGPAAELEAARSEANDLEEEEEEGEEEEEEEEEEELDEEEEEAADVPDESSMKEPEIRCDEKPEDLLEEPKTVPKDTLEDSPEVAPALRIPKAKEEANGDVFETFLFPCQHCERKFTTKQGLERHMHIHISTVNHAFKCKYCGKAFGTQINRRRHERRHEAGLKRKPSLTLRLPEAPADGQAPGDAAPPKDDAQPPGLGQDALTLNSEKASQDTVNSSVAEENGEVKELHPCQYCKKVFGTHTNMRRHQRRVHERHLIPKGVRRKGGLLEEQQPPAEQAAPAQSVYVPSTEPEEEGEADDVYIMDISSNISENLNYYIDGKIQTSCSTSNCDVIEMESSSADLYGINCLLAPVTVEITQNIKTTQVPVTDDLPKEPSSSTHSEPKKRRTASPPVLPRIKAETESEPVAPSCSLSLPLSISTTEAVSFHKEKNVYLSSKLKQLLQTQDKLTPPAGISATEIPKLGPVCVSTPASMLPVTSSRFKRRTSSPPSSPQHSPALRDFGKPGDGKAMWTEAVLSSKKPKLESHSNSPAWSLSGRDERETGSPPGFDEYKVSKEWAASSTFSNVCNQQPLDLSSGVKQKAEGTGKAPVQWESVLDLSVHKKPSSDSEGKEFKENHLVQPACSAVKKKKPTTCMLQKVLLNEYNGVDLPVENAPDVTRSPSPCKPLGPQPDPDLGPDSSLSAPPGESSPSSPALQTSSLSSGQLPPLLTPTNPSSPQPCPPVLTVATPPPPLLPTVPLPAPASGASPHPCPSPLSNATAQSPLPILSPTVSPSPSPIPSVEPLMSAASPGPPTLSSSSSSSSSPSFSSSSSSSSPSPPPLSAVSSVVSSGDNLEACLPMISFKQEELENEGLKAREESQSATARDIVQETFNKNFVCNVCESPFLSIKDLTKHLSIHAEEWPFKCEFCVQLFKAKTDLSEHRFLLHGVGNIFVCSVCKKEFAFLCNLQQHQRDLHPDKVCTHHEFESGTLRPQNFTDPSKAHVEHMQSLPEDPLETSKEEEELNDSSEELYTTIKIMASGIKTKDPDVRLGLNQHYPSFKPPPFQYHHRNPLGIGVTATNFTTHNIPQTFTTAIRCTKCGKGVDNMPELHRHILACASASDKKRYTPKKNPVPLKQTVQPRNGVVVLDNSGKNAFRRMGQPKRLNFSVELSKMSSNKLKLNALKKKNQLVQKAILQKNKSAKQKADLKNAPESSSHICPYCNREFTYIGSLNKHAAFSCPKKPLSPSKKKVSHSSKKGGHPSPAGSDKTNSSSHRRRTADAEIKMQSMQAPLGKTRARSSGPAQVPPPSSSFRSKQNVKFAASVKSKKPSSSLRNSSPIRMAKMTHNESKKPKAAAKNHAAQLSGKTCRSLHVRAQKSRAVLQSKSASASRKRTDRFNVKSRERSGGPITRSLQLAAAADPSENRREDGSGKQELKDFSYSLRLASRCPPPAAPYITRQCRNVKATAAAQLQGSLFKE from the exons ATGAGAGATTCTGTGGAAG GCCCCAGAGACGCAGACGAGAAGCCTTCTGCTTCCGCCGCCGAGCAGACGGCCGCCCTTCAGGAGGTGGTGAGTCAGGATGTGCCTCCGGAGCTCGCCCTCCCGCCCCCTGCCCAGGACCCCCAGGCGGGACCAGCCGCGGAGCTGGAAGCAGCACGTAGTGAGGCGAACGacctggaggaggaagaggaggagggggaggaggaggaggaggaggaggaggaggaggagttggatgaagaggaggaggaagcagctGACGTGCCAGATGAAAGCTCCATGAAAGAGCCGGAGATACGATGTGACGAGAAGCCAGAGGATTTATTAGAAGAACCAAAAACTGTTCCGAAGGACACTCTTGAAGACTCTCCAGAGGTAGCACCTGCTCTCAGAATTCCCAAAGCTAAAGAAGAGGCCAATGGTGACGTGTTTGAAACGTTTCTGTTTCCGTGTCAGCATTGCGAGAGGAAGTTCACGACCAAACAGGGGCTGGAACGGCACATGCACATCCACATATCCACGGTAAACCACGCCTTCAAGTGCAAGTACTGCGGGAAGGCGTTCGGCACGCAGATCAACAGGCGGCGGCACGAGCGGCGCCACGAGGCGGGGCTGAAGCGGAAGCCCAGCCTGACACTCCGGCTGCCGGAGGCCCCAGCCGATGGCCAGGCGCCCGGGGACGCCGCTCCTCCGAAGGATGACGCGCAGCCCCCCGGTCTTGGGCAAGACGCCCTGACCTTGAATTCAGAGAAGGCTTCCCAAGACACAGTGAATTCTTCTGTTGCAGAAGAGAACGGAGAAGTGAAAGAGCTTCATCCGTGCCAATACTGTAAAAAGGTTTTTGGAACTCACACTAACATGAGGCGGCATCAGCGCAGGGTTCACGAGCGTCACCTGATTCCCAAAGGTGTGCGGCGGAAAGGGGGTCTCCTCGAAGAGCAGCAGCCCCCAGCAGAGCAGGCCGCGCCTGCCCAGAGTGTCTACGTACCCAGCACAGagccagaggaggagggggaggcagacGACGTGTACATCATGGACATTTCTAGCAATATCTCTGAAAATTTAAATTACTATATTGATGGGAAAATTCAGACCAGCTGCAGCACCAGCAACTGTGACGTTATTGAGATGGAATCCAGTTCGGCAGACTTGTATGGTATCAACTGTCTGCTCGCTCCGGTTACGgtggaaataactcaaaataTAAAGACCACACAGGTCCCTGTAACAGATGATCTTCCTAAAGAGCCTTCCAGCAGCACACACAGCGAGCCCAAGAAACGGAGGACTGCCAGTCCTCCTGTGTTGCCCAGGATTAAAGCTGAGACCGAGTCTGAGCCCGTAGCGCCTTCGTGTTCCTTGAGTCTGCCTCTCAGCATATCAACCACGGAGGCCGTATCGTtccacaaagagaaaaatgtgtatttgtcATCAAAGCTCAAACAACTTCTTCAAACCCAGGATAAACTGACTCCTCCTGCAGGGATTTCAGCCACTGAAATACCTAAATTAGGTCCCGTCTGTGTGTCCACTCCTGCGTCGATGCTGCCTGTGACCTCGAGCAGGTTTAAGAGGCGGACCAGCTCTCCCCCCAGCTCTCCACAACACAGTCCTGCCCTTCGAGACTTCGGAAAGCCAGGCGATGGGAAAGCCATGTGGACTGAGGCAGTTCTAAGTTCCAAAAAGCCCAAATTAGAAAGTCATAGCAACTCACCAGCATGGAGTTTGTCTgggagagatgagagagaaacTGGGAGCCCTCCAGGCTTTGATGAATATAAAGTATCTAAAGAGTGGGCAGCTAGTTCTACTTTTAGCAATGTATGCAACCAACAGCCACTGGATTTATCCAGCGGGGTAAAACAGAAGGCTGAGGGTACGGGCAAGGCTCCAGTCCAGTGGGAATCTGTGCTAGATCTCAGTGTGCATAAAAAGCCTAGTAGTGACTCTGAAGGCAAGGAATTCAAAGAAAATCATTTGGTGCAGCCagcctgcagtgctgtaaagaaaaagaaaccaaccaCCTGCATGCTACAGAAGGTCCTTCTCAATGAATACAATGGCGTCGACTTACCTGTAGAAAATGCTCCAGATGTGACCAGGAGCCCCAGTCCTTGTAAACCCCTAGGTCCTCAGCCGGACCCTGACCTTGGTCCCGACTCTAGCTTATCTGCCCCTCCTGGCGAGTCTTCTCCTTCGTCACCTGCCCTGCAGACATCTTCCCTTTCTTCCGGGCAGCTGCCGCCTCTCTTGACCCCAACCAATCCCTCTTCCCCCCAACCCTGTCCTCCTGTGTTAACTGttgccaccccaccccctccactgCTTCCTACTGTACCTCTTCCAGCCCCCGCTTCCGGGGCATCCCCTCATCCGTGTCCCTCTCCACTCTCGAATGCCACCGCACAGTCCCCACTTCCAATTCTTTCCCCAACGGTGTCTCCCTCGCCATCTCCCATTCCTTCCGTGGAGCCCCTTATGTCTGCTGCTTCACCGGGGCCTCCGACACTCTCTTCATCTTCCTCCTCATCTTCTTCGCCTTCATTCTcttcttcatcctcctcctcttctccttcgCCACCTCCTCTCTCAGCAGTATCGTCTGTGGTTTCCTCTGGGGATAATCTGGAAGCCTGTCTCCCCATGATATCTTTTAAACAGGAGGAATTAGAGAATGAAGGTCTGAAAGCGAGGGAAGAATCCCAGTCTGCCACTGCGCGGGATATCGTTCAGGAgacattcaacaaaaattttgtCTGCAACGTCTGTGAATCACCTTTTCTTTCCATTAAAGATCTAACCAaacatttatccattcatgcCGAGGAATGGCCCTTCAAATGTGAATTTTGTGTGCAGCTCTTTAAGGCTAAAACTGATTTGTCAGAACATCGCTTTCTGCTTCATGGAGTTGGGAATATCTTTGTGTGTTCGGTTTGTAAAAAAGAATTTGCGTTTTTGTGCAATCTGCAGCAGCACCAGCGAGATCTCCACCCCGATAAAGTGTGCACACACCATGAGTTTGAAAGTGGCACCCTGAGACCCCAGAACTTTACGGATCCCAGCAAGGCCCACGTAGAGCATATGCAGAGTCTGCCAGAAGATCCTTTAGAAACGTCTAAAGAAGAAGAGGAGCTGAACGATTCCTCAGAAGAGCTTTACACGACCATAAAAATAATGGCTTCTGGAATAAAGACGAAAGATCCAGATGTTCGATTGGGTCTCAATCAACATTACCCAAGCTTTAAACCTCCTCCATTTCAGTACCATCACCGCAACCCCCTGGGCATTGGTGTGACGGCCACGAATTTCACTACACACAATATCCCACAGACGTTTACTACCGCCATTCGCTGCACCAAGTGTGGGAAAGGTGTGGACAACATGCCTGAGCTGCACAGACACATCCTGGCATGTGCTTCCGCTAGTGACAAGAAGAGGTATACCCCGAAGAAAAATCCAGTCCCACTGAAACAGACTGTGCAGCCCAGAAACGGTGTGGTGGTTTTGGACAACTCTGGGAAGAATGCCTTCAGACGCATGGGACAGCCCAAAAGACTGAACTTCAGCGTTGAGCTCAGCAAAATGTCCTCCAATAAGCTCAAGTTAAATGcgttgaagaaaaaaaaccagctTGTCCAGAAAGCCATCCTTCAAAAAAACAAATCTGCAAAGCAGAAGGCCGACCTAAAAAACGCTCCTGAGTCGTCCTCGCACATCTGCCCGTACTGCAACAGGGAGTTCACGTACATCGGGAGCCTGAACAAGCACGCCGCTTTCAGCTGCCCCAAGAAACCTCTTTctccttccaaaaaaaaagtttcccatTCATCCAAGAAAGGAGGACACCCGTCACCTGCAGGTAGTGACAAAACCAACAGCAGCAGCCACCGCAGACGGACAGCGGATGCAGAGATCAAAATGCAGAGCATGCAGGCGCCTTTGGGCAAGACCAGAGCTCGCAGCTCGGGCCCTGCACAGGTCCCACCGCCCTCCTCGTCCTTCAGATCCAAGCAGAATGTTAAATTTGCAGCTTCGGTTAAGTCCAAAAAACCAAGCTCCTCCTTAAGGAACTCGAGCCCGATACGAATGGCCAAAATGACTCACAACGAGAGCAAGAAGCCCAAAGCTGCCGCCAAGAATCATGCAGCTCAGCTCTCGGGCAAGACGTGTCGGAGCCTGCACGTGAGGGCACAGAAAAGCAGAGCCGTCCTACAGAGCAAATCGGCCTCGGCCAGTAGGAAACGGACGGACAGGTTCAATGTAAAATCTAGAGAACGAAGTGGGGGGCCAATCACCCGAAGCCTGCAGCTGGCAGCTGCTGCCGACCCGAGTGAGAACAGGAGGGAGGACGGCAGTGGCAAGCAGGAGCTGAAGGACTTCAG